A region of Heteronotia binoei isolate CCM8104 ecotype False Entrance Well chromosome 2, APGP_CSIRO_Hbin_v1, whole genome shotgun sequence DNA encodes the following proteins:
- the MYH7B gene encoding myosin-7B isoform X3: MEAFGNAKTLRNDNSSRFGKFIRIHFGPSGKLASADIDIYLLEKSRVIFQQPGERSYHIYYQILSGKKPELQDMLLVSSNPYDYHFCSQGVTTVDNLDDGEELMLTDHAMDILGFSPEEKYGCYKIVGAIMHFGNMKFKQKQREEQAEAEGTESADKASYLMGISSADLIKGLLHPRVKVGNEYVTKGQNVEQVVYAVGALAKATYDRMFKWLVLRINKTLDTRLARQFFIGVLDIAGFEIFEYNSFEQLCINFTNEKLQQFFNHHMFVLEQEEYKKEGIEWVFIDFGLDLQACIDLIEKPMGILSILEEECMFPKASDMSFKAKLYDNHIGKSPNFQKPRPDKKRKYEAHFELVHYAGVVPYNIVGWLDKNKDPLNETVVAIFQKSQNKLLASLYENYVGSSDEARPGGKEKRKKAASFQTVSSLHKENLNKLMTNLRATQPHFVRCIIPNETKTPGIMDPFMVLHQLRCNGVLEGIRICRKGFPNRILYADFKQRYRILNPAAIPDDKFVDSRKATEKLLNSLDLDRTQYKFGHTKVFFKAGLLGLLEEMRDERLAKIITMLQARMRGRLMRIEYGWIIGRREALYTIQWNLRAFNVVKNWSWMKLFFKIKPLLKSAQTEKEMALLKEELQKLKEALEKSEAKRKELEEKQVSIIQEKNDLSLQLQAEQDNLADAEERCDLLIKTKIQLEAKVKELMERLEDEEEMNSDLTSKKRKLEDECAELKKDIDDLEITLAKVEKEKHATENKVKNLIEEMAALDEVIAKLTKEKKALQEAHQQALDDLQAEEDKVNTLTKAKVKLEQQVDDLEGALEQEKKIRMDLERAKRKLEGDLKLTQESVMDLENDKQQLEEKLKKKDFEMNQLNSRIEDEQVLATQLQKKIKELQARIEELEEELEAERAARAKVEKQRAEVAHELEELSERLEEAGGATACQIELNKKREAEFLKLRRDLEEATLQHESTAAALRKKHADSVAELGEQIDNLQRVKQKLEKEKSELKMEVDDLSSNIDYLTKNKANAEKLCRTYEDQLSETKSKLDELQRQLAEVSTQRGRLQTENGELSRLLEEKESFINQLSRGKTSFTQTIEELKRQLEEETKSKNALAHALQASRHDCDLLREQYEEEVEAKGELQRSLSKANAEVAQWRTKYETDAIQRTEELEEAKKKLAIRLQEAEEAVEAAHAKCSSLEKTKHRLQTEIEDLSIDLERANSAAAALDKKQRNFDRIIAEWKQKYEETQAELESSQKESRSLSTELFKLKNAYEESLENLETLKRENKNLQEEITDLTDQISMSGKTIHELEKLKKGLENEKNEIQAALEEAEGALEHEESKTLRIQLELSQIKADVDRKLAEKDEEFENLRRNHQRAMDSMQASLDAEAKARNEAIRLRKKMEGDLNEMEIQLSHANRQAAESQKLVRQLQAQMKDLQIELDDTLRHNDDLKEQAAALERRNNLMQAEVEELRAALEQAERGRKLAEQELLEATERVNLLHSQNTGLINQKKKMESDISQLSTEVEEAVQECRNAEEKAKKAITDAAMMAEELKKEQDTCAHLERMKKNMEQTIKDLQMRLDEAEQIALKGGKKQIQKLEARVRELEGELDVEQKKFAETQKGIRKYERKIKELTYQTEEDRKNLARMQELIDKLQSKVKSYKRQFEEAEQQANSNLVKYRKVQHELDDAEERADIAETQVNKLRTRTREVVTLKHEE; encoded by the exons CATGCTATGGATATTCTAGGCTTCAGCCCTGAAGAGAAATATGGCTGCTATAAAATAGTGGGAGCCATCATGCACTTTGGCAACATGAAATTCAAGCAGAAGCAACGTGAGGAGCAGGCAGAGGCTGAAGGCACTGAGA GTGCTGATAAAGCCTCTTACCTAATGGGAATCAGCTCAGCTGATCTTATCAAGGGGCTGCTCCATCCTAGAGTAAAAGTTGGAAATGAATATGTGACCAAAGGTCAGAATGTCGAACAG GTGGTGTATGCAGTTGGTGCTTTGGCCAAAGCCACCTATGACCGCATGTTCAAGTGGTTAGTTCTTCGTATCAACAAAACCTTGGACACTCGACTAGCCAGGCAATTCTTCATTGGGGTCTTGGACATTGCAGGCTTTGAGATCTTTGAG TATAACAGCTTTGAACAGCTGTGCATCAACTTTACAAATGAGAAGCTGCAACAGTTTTTCAATCATCATATGTTTGTGCTGGAACAAGAAGAATACAAGAAAGAAGGGATTGAGTGGGTCTTCATTGACTTTGGCCTGGACTTGCAGGCTTGCATTGATCTGATTGAAAAG CCAATGGGAATCCTGTCCATTCTGGAGGAAGAGTGCATGTTCCCCAAAGCATCTGACATGTCATTCAAGGCCAAACTGTATGACAATCACATTGGGAAATCACCCAACTTCCAAAAACCCCGACCTGATAAGAAGCGCAAATATGAAGCCCACTTTGAGTTGGTACACTATGCAGGAGTG GTGCCCTATAACATTGTTGGCTGGCTAGATAAGAATAAAGACCCTCTGAATGAGACGGTGGTAGCCATCTTCCAAAAATCACAAAATAAGCTGTTAGCTAGCTTGTATGAGAACTATGTGGGCTCTTCAG ATGAAGCCAGGCCAGGTGGCAAAGAGAAACGTAAGAAGGCTGCTTCATTCCAAACTGTATCCAGTTTGCACAAG GAGAACCTGAACAAACTGATGACCAATTTGCGTGCCACCCAGCCTCACTTTGTCCGCTGCATCATTCCCAATGAAACAAAGACCCCAG GTATCATGGACCCCTTCATGGTGCTGCATCAGCTGCGGTGCAATGGCGTGCTGGAAGGTATCCGGATTTGCAGGAAAGGGTTTCCAAACAGGATCCTCTATGCTGACTTCAAGCAGCG CTACCGTATCCTGAACCCTGCTGCCATTCCTGATGACAAGTTTGTGGACAGCAGGAAGGCCACGGAAAAGTTGCTGAATTCTTTGGATCTTGACCGCACCCAGTATAAATTTGGACACACTAAG GTGTTTTTCAAAGCTGGCTTGCTGGGTCTCCTTGAAGAAATGCGGGATGAACGTCTGGCTAAGATTATTACAATGCTGCAGGCTAGGATGCGTGGGCGCCTGATGCGAATTGAGTATGGCTGGATCATTGGTAGAAG GGAAGCTCTCTACACCATTCAGTGGAATCTGCGTGCTTTTAACGTTGTCAAAAATTGGTCTTGGATGAAGCTTTTCTTCAAGATCAAGCCTCTTCTCAAGTCAGctcagacagagaaagaaatGGCCCTCCTCAAAGAGGAGCTCCAGAAGCTGAAGGAGGCCCTGGAGAAGTCAGAAGCTAAAagaaaagagctggaggagaagcaagTCAGCATCATCCAAGAGAAGAATGATCTGTCACTGCAGCTTCAAGCA GAGCAAGACAACCTGGCTGATGCAGAGGAGCGCTGTGACCTGTTAATCAAGACCAAGATCCAGCTGGAAGCCAAGGTGAAGGAGTTGATGGAACGTCTGGAAGATGAGGAGGAGATGAACTCAGACTTGACCTCTAAGAAGCGGAAACTGGAAGATGAATGTGCTGAGCTGAAGAAAGACATTGATGATTTGGAGATCACTCTGGCCAAAGTGGAGAAAGAGAAGCATGCCACAGAAAACAAG GTGAAAAACCTGATTGaagaaatggctgcattggatgAAGTCATCGCTAAGCTGACCAAGGAAAAGAAGGCATTGCAGGAGGCCCACCAACAAGCTCTGGATGACCTTCAAGCTGAGGAGGACAAAGTCAATACCTTAACCAAGGCCAAAGTCAAGCTGGAGCAGCAAGTTGATGAT CTGGAAGGTGCATTAGAACAAGAAAAGAAGATACGAATGGATCTGGAAAGGGCGAAGCGCAAGCTAGAAGGTGATCTGAAGCTGACTCAGGAATCTGTGATGGATTTAGAGAATGacaagcagcagctggaggagaaacTCAAAAA GAAAGACTTTGAAATGAACCAATTAAATTCAAGAATTGAAGATGAGCAGGTCCTTGCAACACAACTgcagaaaaaaattaaagaactCCAG GCTCGTATTGAGGAGCTAGAGGAGGAACTGGAGGCAGAACGGGCTGCCAGGGCTAAGGTAGAGAAGCAGCGGGCAGAGGTGGCACATGAGCTGGAAGAGCTGAGTGAGAGGCTAGAAGAGGCAGGTGGTGCCACGGCCTGCCAGATAGAACTCAACAAGAAAAGAGAAGCAGAATTCTTGAAGCTGCGCAGAGATCTGGAAGAGGCCACACTGCAGCATGAATCGACGGCTGCTGCTCTGCGCAAGAAGCATGCAGACTCTGTGGCTGAACTGGGGGAGCAGATTGACAACTTGCAGCGGGTCAAGCAGAagctggagaaggagaagagcgAGTTAAAGATGGAGGTGGATGATCTGTCATCCAACATTGACTACCTCACCAAGAACAAG GCAAATGCTGAAAAACTGTGCCGAACATACGAGGATCAGCTGAGCGAAACCAAATCAAAGCTGGATGAACTTCAGCGGCAGTTGGCTGAAGTGAGCACCCAACGTGGGAGGCTACAGACTGAAAATG GAGAACTTAGCCGCCTTCTTGAAGAGAAGGAGTCTTTTATCAACCAGCTGAGTCGGGGAAAGACGTCCTTCACACAGACCATTGAGGAACTCAAGAGACAGCTAGAAGAGGAGACCAAG TCCAAAAATGCTTTGGCTCATGCTTTACAAGCTTCCCGCCATGACTGTGACCTTCTGAGGGAGCAGTATGAGGAGGAAGTGGAGGCCAAAGGAGAGCTCCAGAGGTCTCTGTCAAAGGCCAATGCTGAAGTGGCCCAGTGGAGGACCAAATACGAGACTGATGCTATACAGAGGACAGAGGAATTAGAGGAAGCCAA GAAGAAGCTGGCCATTCGACTGCAGGAGGCTGAGGAGGCTGTGGAAGCAGCACATGCCAAGTGCTCCTCTCTGGAGAAGACCAAGCACCGTCTGCAGACAGAGATCGAGGACCTGTCCATTGACTTGGAGAGAGCCAACTCTGCTGCAGCTGCTTTGGACAAGAAGCAGCGTAACTTTGACCGTATCATCGCGGAATGGAAACAGAAGTATGAGGAGACTCAGGCCGAGCTGGAATCCTCTCAGAAGGAGTCCCGCAGTCTGAGCACAGAGCTCTTCAAGCTCAAGAATGCCTATGAGGAGTCCCTGGAAAATCTAGAGACCCTAAAGCGAGAGAACAAGAACTTGCAAG AGGAGATCACTGACTTGACTGATCAGATCAGCATGAGTGGCAAAACCATCCATGAGCTAGAAAAGCTGAAGAAAGGCCTGGAGAATGAAAAGAACGAGATCCAGGCTGCTCTGGAGGAGGCAGAG GGGGCTCTGGAGCATGAGGAGAGCAAGACTCTTCGTATTCAGTTAGAGCTGTCCCAAATCAAGGCTGATGTCGATAGGAAACTGGCAGAGAAGGATGAAGAATTTGAAAACCTGAG GCGAAACCACCAGAGGGCCATGGACTCCATGCAGGCCTCACTAGATGCAGAAGCCAAAGCCAGGAATGAAGCCATCAGACTGCGGAAGAAAATGGAGGGAGACTTAAATGAGATGGAGATACAGCTGAGCCATGCCAACCGCCAGGCTGCTGAGTCTCAGAAATTGGTGCGGCAACTCCAAGCCCAAATGAAG GACTTGCAGATAGAATTGGATGATACTTTGCGTCATAACGATGATTTGAAGGAGCAGGCAGCTGCTTTGGAAAGGCGCAACAACCTGATGCAGGCTGAAGTGGAGGAGTTGCGTGCAGCTCTGGAGCAGGCTGAACGTGGAAGGAAGTTGGCTGAACAAGAGTTACTAGAGGCCACTGAGAGAGTCAATCTGCTGCACTCCCAG AACACAGGCCTAAttaaccagaagaagaagatggagtCAGACATTTCCCAGCTAAGCACTGAAGTGGAGGAGGCTGTGCAGGAATGTCGAAATGCAGAAGAGAAGGCCAAAAAAGCAATTACTGAT GCAGCCATGATGGCAGAAGAACTGAAGAAGGAGCAAGACACCTGTGCCCACCTGGAGCGGATGAAGAAGAATATGGAGCAGACCATCAAGGATCTGCAGATGCGCCTGGATGAGGCTGAGCAGATTGCCCTCAAAGGAGGCAAGAAGCAGATCCAGAAACTGGAGGCCAGG GTGCGAGAGCTAGAAGGAGAGttagatgttgaacaaaagaaGTTTGCAGAGACTCAGAAGGGTATTCGTAAATACGAACGCAAGATCAAGGAATTGACTTACCAG ACTGAAGAGGATAGAAAGAACCTGGCACGAATGCAGGAATTGATTGacaagctgcagagcaaagtcaAGAGCTACAAGCGCCAGTTTGAAGAGGCA GAACAGCAGGCCAACTCCAACCTGGTGAAATACCGGAAGGTACAGCATGAGCTAGATGATGCTGAGGAAAGGGCTGACATTGCTGAGACACAAGTGAACAAGCTGCGGACTCGCACCAGGGAGGTTGTAACACTGAAG CATGAAGAATGA